ATCAATATGCCGAGCTTTTAGCTAGTTCTCCGGAGGTTGCCGAAAATCTAGAGCGGTTAAAAAGCAATAATACATTTACGGTTACCACCGGTCATCAGTTAAATATATTCACCGGCCCCTTATACTTCATTTTTAAGATCGTGACGGCTATAAAGCTCGCGCAGGACCTAAAGGAACGCTTTCCTGAGCAGGATTTTGTGCCCGTTTATTGGATGGCGACTGAAGATCATGATTTTGCGGAAATCAACAACACACGTGTTTACGGAAAGAAGATTGTTTGGGAAGAGGAGGGGATTTCTGCGACCGGCCGAATGAAAACCGACAGCATGGCCGATGTGGTGAAGCAGTATTGCAATACCTTCGGTTTATCGGATAATTCGACGAAACTGACCGAGCTGGTGGAGGAGGCCTATCTTTCCGGATTAAATCTTGCTGATGCTACTCGCAAGTTTGTCAATTCGCTGTTTAAAGCCTATGGTCTTGTTATCATTGATGCCGATAGGGCAGCGCTGAAAAAGGTTTTTGCTCCAATTATTGAGAAAGATATACTTGAAGAAAATAGCTGGAAACATATCGAAGCAACCTCCAAATCATTAGAGGAAGCGGGATTTAATGCCCAAGTGCATGCCCGCGAAATCAACTTCTTTTATCTCACTGATGAATTCAGAGAACGTATCGTTCGCCTAGAAGACGGTCGTTTTGAAGTGCTACATCAGAATATCTTCTTTACCGAAGAGGAGATAAAGCAAGAAATCAAGAAACATCCAGAACGTTTCAGTCCGAACGTGGTGATGCGGCCTCTCTATCAAGAACTCATCCTTCCTAATCTGGCATACATCGGCGGGGGAGCCGAGATCGTGTATTGGCTGCAGCTGAAGGCAAATTTCGACCATTATAAAACGCAGTTTCCAATCCTTGTTCCACGTAATTCAGCGTTAATTACGGATGATAGTGTTGCTGGCAAGGTTTTCCGTCTGGACTTTACCTTCAAAAGTATTTTCAAACCTGTCAATACCCTTAAAAACGAGTATGTCCGTCGGAAGACAAAGCATCGACTGAATCTTCAAGACGAGTGGATGGAATTGAATGCAATATTTGGCAAAATTAAGCTCCGTGCGCATAAGATCGACCCAAGTTTAGGTCCAAGTACCGACGCCGTAAAAGCACGCCTTAAAAAGGCGGTAAACAACTTAGAGAAGAAATTGTTAAAAGCAGAGAAAAGGAACCACGAGGATGCACTCATTCAAATAGGACGGGTTAAAGATAAATTGTTCCCGAATGGCGGTCTGCAAGAGCGTACCGAGAATTTCGCTGTGCTTTATATCAAATACGGAGATGAATTGTTCAACGATTTGTTGAAGAATTTCCAACCCTTAGCTTTTAAATTTAGTGTGCTTTACTAATGATAACTTCTGAAGAACTAATCAAGTCTAATTTCTACTCGTATTACACCGCGAAAACTGGACTTACGCTGTCGGATTTCGAAAGCCTAAGCCCGCTATTCGACTTTCGCGAAGTAGACCATAATCAGCTTATTATGCGTGCCGGCGAGGTTTGCAAGCATATCCTATTTGTCGAAAAAGGATTATTGCAGCTGTTCAGCCTTGATGAAAAAGGAGGCGAGCATATTATGCAGTTTGCACCAGAAAATTGGTTGATGATGGATAGATCCAGTATGTTCTTCAACGAACCATCAAACTACTATATCAAAGCATTGGAGCCTTCCACGGTTGTATTCATTCAGCCTCAATTTCTAGAAGAGGCAGGAAAGATCAATCATGAGTTTACCTGCTTTACAGAAACTTCCTTACAACGCAATATATACTTCCTACAACGTAGAATAAACTCCCTGTTAGCCATGTCGGCTAAAGAAAGATACTTAGAATTCATTGCCATGTACCCGCAGTTGCTGCTGCGTGTTCCGCAATGGATGATCGCTTCGTATTTGGGTATAACTCCAGAAAGCCTCAGCAGAGTGAGACGAGAGATTGCGAAAGATTCTTTCTAGTCCACTTAAATTATTTGCGTAAAAATCTATCTTTGTTAATTATTGCTAA
The DNA window shown above is from Sphingobacterium hotanense and carries:
- the bshC gene encoding bacillithiol biosynthesis cysteine-adding enzyme BshC; translation: MKATYIDYSDTGSFSKTLLAYLSKQPDLASYYGHFPDLDGFKKQIEAQKKFQHRELLVDQLKDQYAELLASSPEVAENLERLKSNNTFTVTTGHQLNIFTGPLYFIFKIVTAIKLAQDLKERFPEQDFVPVYWMATEDHDFAEINNTRVYGKKIVWEEEGISATGRMKTDSMADVVKQYCNTFGLSDNSTKLTELVEEAYLSGLNLADATRKFVNSLFKAYGLVIIDADRAALKKVFAPIIEKDILEENSWKHIEATSKSLEEAGFNAQVHAREINFFYLTDEFRERIVRLEDGRFEVLHQNIFFTEEEIKQEIKKHPERFSPNVVMRPLYQELILPNLAYIGGGAEIVYWLQLKANFDHYKTQFPILVPRNSALITDDSVAGKVFRLDFTFKSIFKPVNTLKNEYVRRKTKHRLNLQDEWMELNAIFGKIKLRAHKIDPSLGPSTDAVKARLKKAVNNLEKKLLKAEKRNHEDALIQIGRVKDKLFPNGGLQERTENFAVLYIKYGDELFNDLLKNFQPLAFKFSVLY
- a CDS encoding Crp/Fnr family transcriptional regulator; this encodes MITSEELIKSNFYSYYTAKTGLTLSDFESLSPLFDFREVDHNQLIMRAGEVCKHILFVEKGLLQLFSLDEKGGEHIMQFAPENWLMMDRSSMFFNEPSNYYIKALEPSTVVFIQPQFLEEAGKINHEFTCFTETSLQRNIYFLQRRINSLLAMSAKERYLEFIAMYPQLLLRVPQWMIASYLGITPESLSRVRREIAKDSF